The following is a genomic window from Flavobacteriales bacterium.
GCACACCACCGACCAGCAGCTCCAGCAGGAGCACCGTCAGCAGGGCGGGCCAGAGGCGAAGGCGGTTCATGGCGTGGTGCGCAGCAGGTGGCGGTCGGTGACGAAGGCGAAGAGCAGCAGGCAGGCGCCGGCCAGCGCGTACGGGAAGTACTCCTCGTTGCGGCGGTTGTGCTCGGTCACCTTGATGCGGGTCTTCTCCAGCGTGTCGATCTCGGCATAGATGCGGGCGAGCGACTTCTCGTCAGTGGCTCTGAAGTAGCGGCCTCCGGTGAGGGTGGCGACGCGCTCCAGCATGGTCTCATCGATCTCCACGTCCACCAGGTCGTACTTGTACTGGCCGTTGGGGTAGATGGCCACCGGGCTGAGCGCCTTGCCGCGCGTGCCCACGCCGATGGTGTAGATCCGCACCCCCAGCTCGGCGGCGATCTGCGCGGCGTCCTCGGGCTGCACGGTGCCGGCGTTGTTCACCCCGTCGGTGAGCAGGATCACCACGCGGCTGCGGGCGTCGCTCTCGCGGAGGCGGTTCACCGCGGTGGCCAGGCCCATGCCCACGGCGGTGCCGCCATCGATCAGGCCGGAGCGCGCCTGCTTGAAGAGGTCCTTCAGCACGTCATGGTCGCTGGTGAGCGGGCACTGGGTGAAGGCCTCGCCCTCGTACACCACGAGCCCGATGCGGTCGTTGGGCCGCGCGTCGATGAAGTCGGCGGCCACGCGCTTGGCGGCCTCCAGGCGATCGGGCTTCAGGTCCCGCGCCAGCATGCTCGCCGAGATGTCCACCGCCATCACGATGTCGATGCCCTCGGTCTCCACGTCCTGCCATGCGTCGCTGCTCTGCGGGCGGGTGAGGGCGGTGAGCAGCAGGCCCAGGCCGAGCAGCGAGGCGGCGAAGGGGAGGTGCCGCAGCGGGACGGTCCATCCGGTGGGCAGCCGGCGAAAGGCGTGCGCGGTGCTGAGGGTGAGGCTGGCGCGCTGGGCGTTGCGCCGCCACAGGTGCACCGCGGCGATCACCGGCAGCAGCAGCAACAGCCAGCGGAGACCGGGCTTCGCCGGCTCGAAGCGTTGCAGCATGGTGTACACCACCGCCGCCGTGCCGGCCATCGCCAGCAGGCTCCACGCCAGGCCGCTGTTCAGGTCACCGGGTCTGCGCATGGGCGGGTTCGGGGGTGGGGGACAGGGATGCGGTGCTGTCCAGGATGAAGCGTCGGGCGGCAGGTACCGATGCTTCGTTCTCGGTAGGTGACGGGGTCAGCTTGGCGAACTTCACCAGGTCGGCGAGCCGCAGGATGTTCGCCAGTTGTTCGCGTTGGGCCGGGAGTAGCGCCGTCACGCGAAGGGCCTGCGCCAGTTCGTCGGTGGTGCGCTCCATCGCGGGCACGTTCAGGCGGGCCTCCACATAACTGCGCAGGATGTCGGTGAGGGCGATGTAGTGGGCCTTCACCTGGCCCTGCTGCCAGAGCCGTTGCTGTTCAAGCGCGTCGAGCCTGGCCAGCATGGCCTCGTGGAGCGGCAGGGGCGGCGGCGGGAGGTCATCCTTCGTGCGCTTGCGGCGCAGACGTTGCACCAGGGCGGCGCCACCGCCGATGAGGCCGAAGGCGGCCCACAGGCCCACCAGCCACGGCCAGTGCTCCTCCAGCCAGGCCAGCAGGCTGGGCTGTGCCTCGTAGATGTCCTTGATGTCGCGGAAGGCCTGTGTGGTGTCCACGGCCACGGTGCGTACCTCCAGCAGCAGCGGCGCGGTCTCCATCGTGTCCCCGTCGATGCGCAGCCGGAAGGGGGGGATGGCCCAGAAGCCGCTGTCCCAAGCGGTGATGGTGATGTGCCGGCGCTGCACCAGCAGCGTGGGGTCGGCCTCGTCGGCGCGGGCGGTGTCCACGCCGCTGTCCCACACCACCTCCACCTGGCGGGTGAGCGTGTCGCCGATCGCGGGCCACTGCACCTCCGGGGCGCCGTCGCGCTGGGTGCGGTAGAAGGCCTCGATGTCGATGACCACCTGCTCGCCGATGCGGACCACCGCGCTGTCCAGCGTGGCCCGCACGGCGGGGGCCTGGGCGGTGGCGCCGTGGAGCGCCGCCAGCAGCAGGGTGGTGGTCGCCAGGGCCCTCATGCACGTTCGCGTTGGCGGAAGAGGTCCATCAAGGGCCGCACATAACCCTCGCGGGTGCCGATCACGGCGTGGTCGATGCCCGAACGGCGCAGCAGGTCGCGCGTGCGGGCGGCATGCTTGAGGGCCTCGGTGCGGTAGGCCTTGCGTACGCGGGCGCTGCCGGTGTCCACCCAGTGGCGTTCGCCGGTCTCGGGGTCCTGCACCAGCACCAGGCCCAGGTCGGGCAGCTCGCCTTCGCGGGGGTCGGCCGTGCGCAGCACCACCAGGTCGTGGCGCCGGTCGGCGATCTTCAGCGCATCCTCATATCCGGTGCCCATCAAGTCGCTGATCAGGAAGGCGATGCTGCGCTTCTTGATCACGCTGTTGAGGAAGCGCAGGGCCCCGGCGATGTCGGTGCCGCGCTGCTGTGGGGTGAACTCGATCAGCTCGCGCACCAGGCGCAGGATGTGGCTGCGGCCCTTCTTGGGCGGGATGTAGCGCTCCACCGTGCCGCTGAAGAGGATGAGCCCCACCTTGTCGTTGTTCTTGATGGCGCTGAAGGCCAGCGTGGCGCACACCTCGGTGATCAGCTCGCGCTTGGTGCGCTCGGTGCTGCCGAAGTCGGCCGATCCGCTCACGTCCGCCACCAGCATCACGGTCAGCTCGCGCTCCTCCTCGAACACCTTCACGAAAGGGTGGTCCAGCCGCGCCGTCACGTTCCAGTCGATGGTGCGTACCTCGTCGCCCGGCATGTACTCGCGCACCTCGCTGAACGCCATGCCCCGGCCCTTGAAGGCGCTGTGGTACTCGCCGCTGAAGATGTGATCGGTGAGACCGCGCGTCTTCAGCTCGATCAGCCGCACCTTCTTGAGGAGCTCCTTGGTGTGTTGGGCGGTGCTCATGGTTCAGGGGCAGGGGCAGGGGCAGGGGAAGGGGCAGGAGTATTGCGGCCTGCTCCTGCCCCTGCCCCTGATCGCTCAGGGTACCTCCACCGTGTTCAGCACGCGGTCGATGAGCTCGCCGACGGTGATGTTCTCGGCTTCGGCCTCGTAAGTGAGGCCCACGCGGTGGCGCAGCACGTCGGGGCACACGGCGCGCACGTCCTCGGGGATCACGTAACCGCGGCGCTTGGTGAAGGCCAGGGCCTTGGCGGCGAGGGCCATGTAGATGCTGGCGCGCGGGCTGGCGCCGAAGCCGATCAGGCTCACCAGGTCGCTCAGCTTGTGCTGGTCGGGCTTGCGCGTGGCGTGCACGATGTCCACGATGTAGTGCTCGATCTTCTCATCCATGTACACCTCGCGCACCAGCTGCCGTGCCGCGAGGATCTCCTCGGACCGGACCACCTTGTGCAGTTCGGGCTGCGCGCCGGGCCGCACGTTCTGGCGGATGATCAGCTTCTCCTCCTCCTTGTGCGGGTAGTCCAGCACCACCTTCAGCATGAAGCGGTCGGTCTGCGCCTCGGGCAGCGGGTAGGTGCCTTCCTGCTCGATGGGGTTCATGGTGGCCAGCACCAGGAAGGGCTCGGGCAGGGTGTAGGTCTGCTGGCCGATGGTGACCTGGCGTTCCTGCATGGCCTCCAGCAGGGCGCTCTGCACCTTGGCCGGCGCGCGGTTGATCTCGTCGGCCAGGATGAAGTTGCTGAAGATGGGCCCCTTCTTCACGCTGAACTCCTCGTTCTTCTGGCTGTAGATCAGCGTGCCGATGAGGTCGGCCGGCAGCAGGTCGGGCGTGAACTGGATGCGGCTGAAGCCCACGTCGATGGTGCGCGCGAGGGATTTGATCGCCAGCGTCTTCGCCAGGCCGGGCACGCCTTCCAGCAGGATGTGGCCATCGGCCAGCAGCGCCACCAGCAGCTTCTGCACCATGTCCTTCTGGCCCACGATCACCTTCTCCATCTCGCGCTCCACCAGGTCCACGAAGGCACTGGCGTGCTGGATGCGGTCGTTCAGCTGGCGGATGCTCTCGGCCGTCACCGGCGCGGGGGAAGTGCTCAGGGGTTCCATGGCAGGGGAGTGGGCCGCAAAGGTGTGCCGCAAAATTGACCGGAGCCCTTGGCCGTCAGGGACGACCCGCAGTTAAAGAGTGTTAACCGTTGGGCCCTGGATCGGTGCAGGCAGCCCATGCTTCCGGAGCGTCCCATCGGTGCGCGCGAGGTCATGTTCGCGCAAGCTGACCCCTGGCGGTGTGACCAAAAGGGTTCCAACGGTCCACCGCACCCCGCCACTAGCCTCTTCTACCTTCGGCCACATGAGCGACCGTTCCGGACCCCTGACCCTGGCCGAAGCCATCGGCCATGTGCGCACCTTCCACGACGCCTTCGGCATCCCGAACGCGCAAGCACCGGCCGGCTCGATCGGCGACCGCGATGCGCTGCTGCGCTACAAGCTGATCCGCGAGGAGAACGAGGAATACCTGGAGGCGGCCCTGCGCGGAGATCTTGTGGAGGTGGCCGATGCGCTGGGCGACATCCTCTACATCCTGTGCGGCACCTTGCTCAAGCACGGGCTGGAGCACAAGATCGACGAGGTGTTCCGCGAGATCCAGCGGAGCAACATGAGCAAGCTCGGCGCCGACGGCCGGCCCATCCGCCGCGACGATGGCAAGGTGATGAAGGGACCGGCCTATTTCCCTCCGGATATCGCGGGGATCCTTGGACCACAGGAGGGAGAAAGGAGCAAGTAGGAAGAAGAAAGAAGAAAGGAAGGAAGAAAGGACGACCTGGATCAACGAACCCCTGCGCACCATGCATCTGCCCACCTTGCTCCAGAAGGCCCGCACCTCCTCCTTCACGCGCTGGCAGCTGAACGCCCTGCTGCCGTGGATGATCCCCTTCAACCGGCCGCACGGCTTCAAGGTGGTGCCGTTGAAGGAGGGCGGCATCAGTGTGCGCATCCCGTACTGGCGCATCAACCGCAACCACATCAAGGGCATCCACGCGTGCTGCCTGGCCACTGCGGCCGAGATGTGCAGCGGCCTGTCGGTGCTGGAGCAGCTCGATCCGCGGCAGTACCGCCTGATCATGCGCAGCCTGCACATGGAGTACCGCTACCAGGCCCGGCAGGCCGCCGTGGCCACCTGCGCACCGGCCGCCGAGCACCTCGCCGACACCGTGGTGCGGCCCCTGGCCACGCAGGAAGCGGTGGACCACACCAGCACCGTGGAACTGCACGACCGCAGTGGCAACCACCTGGCCACCGGCACCATCACCTGGCAGGTGAAGAAGTGGGACAAGGTGCGGACGAAGGTGTGAGCGCCGGTCACCGCCGCATCGCCCGCTTGGCCGCGCTCCAGAGCACCATCGCCAGCACGGCCCCGCTGAAGGCCAGCGCCATGTCCTTCTGAGCGTCCCAGATGTCGCCCTGCGAACCCAGGTAGGCATGGCCCTGCGCCGGGAAGAACACGTCGGCCACGGCCCATTCGATCAGTTCATAAGCGGCGCTGAAGCTCATGGTGATCTCCACCGGCAGCACCCAGCACACCCAATTCGGCCATTGGAAGTGGTTCTTGAAGTGGTCGCGCATGGGGTAGGCCAGCAGGAAGCCGAAGCTGAAGTGCACGATCCGGTCGTAGTGGTTGCGTTCGCTGTGGAAGAGGTCCTGCAGCCAGTAGCCCAGCGGGTTCTCGGCGTAGGTGTACATCGCGCCGTAGACGTGCAGCAGGATGTACACGAACATCAGCGTGTAGCTGAGGTCGCTGAAGCGGAAGCGCCGGTGGGTGAGCGCGAGGCCGCCCACGAACAGGATGGTCAGTGCGTTCTCGGTGATCCAGTTCGCGCGGTCGGTGGTGCCGATGAAGGTCCAGGCCCAGATGACGACGAAGGCTCCGGCAAAGGCCTTGAGCAGGGCGTTGTCCGCGAAGGGCGTGCGCGTGGGGGAGGAGGCGGTGGTAAAGGTCATGGGAAGGGTTCTGGCGGATCGGTACGGGTCACTTGCGCTTGTCACCGTCCTTCTCGTAGTAGTCGTCCTCCGCAGGTTCCTCCTCCTCCGGCTCATCGGCCTTGGGCTTGGGGCGGAAGCGGAAGGTGGCGTGCAGGCCGATCACCAGGTTCTGGCGGCGCACCACCGTGTCGAAGGGCGTGATGCTGTTGGTGCCGCGCACCTCCAGCTCGAAGGGGCCTTTCTCGAAACCCAGGCCCAGGCAGATGCTGAACTGCGTGCGCCGGATGTTCTCGGTATTGATGCCGCGGTCGATCAGCTCCTGTCCGTCCTGCGTCACCTGCTCGCGACCGCTGAGCAGATAGCCCGGCACCAGGCCCGCGCCCAGGAAGAGGCCCTGCGGGTTCTTGTTCACCGACACCTTCAGCACGAAGGGCAGCTCCACGTAGTGCAGGGTGGTGCGCGTGGTCTGCCGGAACTGGGCCGCCTGCACCAGGCTGCCCTTGGCCACGTACATCGGCTCCACCATCAGGCTCACCTGCCCGTTCATCTTGAAGTCGAAGCTGTAGCCGCCGATGGGGCCGAACTTGGGTAGACCGGTCCACGCGAGGAACTGCCCGGCGTTCACCGTGGCCATGCCGATGCCCAGCCGCGGGCCATGCCAGGTCTGGGCGTGCAGCACACCCGCGCACACGGAGGCCAGGACGAACAGGGGAATACTGTGCATCGCTGCGAAGATGCGAACCGGGCGATCGGTGTTCGTCGAAGAACGTCCTATTTCGTCGATGAAAAATGGCCATTCGTCTTGACATGGGGTGTCTTGGTCGGTCATCTTTGCCCCCGCATGGCCGCCGCTCCGGCTGTGCAGGCAACGGACCGCTGGGCGCTTGGACACCCCCATTAACCCCGTTCGCCGAACATGTGGCCCGTACAGACCCTGACGCTCCTGCTCTGCCTCACCGACGAAGAGCAGCTCTTCGCGATGCGCCTTCCGGAACCGGCCCCCGTGCTGGTCGAGCAGGAGGCGCCGGCCACCCCGGAGGAACCGGCGTGCGCTCCGTTCGAGCCGGTGGAGGAGGCCGCCTGAGCCTTGCGGTTACCTTCGGGCTCCGTCGCCGGAGGCCGTCGCGCCGACGTGCACGGGTGCCCATGTCCTCCATCCTCCGATCGCTCCTTCGATCCTCGCTGTTCGCGTGGTGTGTGCTGGGCGGCCGCTTTGTGCAGGCCCAGGCCTGGACCTTCACCGGTGATTCCACGCCCACCTGGGAACAGGTCATCGACAGCTACCGTGCGCTGGCCGAAGGACGCCGCTCCGCACGCTTGATGGAGATCGGCCGTGACGATGGCGGCCAGCCCATCCATCTGTTCGTCATCAGCGATGGAGGCCCCTTCGCACCCGACAGCATCCGTGCGCGCGGCCGCAGCGTGCTCTTCATCGTCAACGGCATCCATCCGGGCGAGCCCGACGGTATCGACGCCAGCCTGCTGCTCGCCCGGGCGCTGCTCGACAGCGATCAGTTGATGGGCCTCACGGCCAACACGGCGGTGTGCATCGTGCCCATCTACAACGTGAGCGGCGCGCAGCAGCGCGACACGGTCTTCCGGGTGGACCAGAATGGCCCGGTCGAGCACGGACAGCGGGCCAACGCGCGCAACCTGGACCTGAACCGCGACCTGGTGAAGGCCGACGCCCGCAACACGCAGGCCCTTGTGCAAGCGCTGCATCGCTGGGATCCCGATGTGCTCATCGATACGCATGTGAGCGACGGCGCCGACCACCGCTACGTGATGGAGCTGCTCACCACCCGGCGCGAGAAGTTGGATCCGGGCGTGGCGCGCTTCATGGATCACGTGCTGGTGCCCGGTCTGCATCGCTGGATGGATCGCAAGCGCATCGCCATGTGCCCCTACTTCGAGACGATGGCACAGGTGCCGGACAGCGGGTTGATGGCCTTCTTCGATGGACCGCGCTACACGTCCGGCTATGCCGCTCTCTTCAACACGGTGGCCATCCTGGCCGAGAGCCACATGCTGAAGCCTTACGCCGACCGGGTGAACGCCACTTTTCAGCTGATGCTCGGCGTGCTGTCCGTGTTGGATGAGCACGGCGCCGACCTGCGCAGGGCCCGGGCCGATGCTGCTCGCCACACGGCCGAGGCCACGGCCTTCCCCCTGCACTGGCGGCTCGATAGCACCCGCGTGGAACGGCTGCCGTGGAAGGGCTATGCGGCTACGTGGGAGCCCAGCACGGTGTCCGGCCTGCCTCGCCTGCGTTACGACCGCACGCGTCCGGTGGACATCTCCGTGCCGTGGTACGACACCTACGTGCCCGGACCGGTGCGGACCAAACCCGCGGCCTACCTGGTGCCTCAGGCCTGGCGCGAGGTGGGGCAGCGGCTCGCCATGGCGGGCGTGCGCTTCGAGCGGATCATGCGCGACACGGTGCTGCGGGCCGAGGTGCACCGGATCGCCGACATGCGCACGGCACGCGAGCCCTACGAGGGGCACTACCTGCATCGCGACATCGAGATCAGCACCCTCGAAGAAGAGGTGATCGCGCGGTCCGGCGACCTGCTCGTTCCGATGGGCACCCGCCACGACCGGTTCCTCATGGAAGTGCTGGAGCCCGACGCACCGGACAGCTATTTCACCTGGGGATTCTTCGACGCCATCCTGCAGCAGAAGGAGTGGTTCACGGACTACGTGTTCGAGGATGTGGCGGCGGACCTGTTGAAGCGGGATCCCGCGCTGCGCGCGGCGCTGGAGGAACGCCGCGCTGCCGATCCGGAGTTCGCCGCTGATGGCTGGGCGCAGCTCGCCTTCGTGTTCCAGCGTTCGCCGTACATGGAGCAGGCCTACCGCCGGTACCCGGTGGCGCGTGTGCTGCGCTGAGCGGTGGCCGACGATCTTCGCACCATGGCGTTCCGCACGAAGGCACAGCGCACCGAGGATCCAGGCATCGGCTCCTCCTTCGACCGCACCCTGGACCGGCTGATGAGCACGGACGGGAGTTTTCGTGTGCGGCGGGCCGGCGCGGTGGGGGGGCTTCGCGAGGCCTTCGTTCATCTGGTGAGCATCAGCGTGGGCCGCCTGGTGCTGACGCTGCTGGCCGGCTACCTCGGGCTCAACCTCGTCTTCGGCGCCCTGTTCATGCTCGTCGGCGTGGAGCAATTGGGCAATGCCGACCTCAGCAGCCCGGCCACCCGGTGGATGTCCGCCTTGGGCATGAGCATCCAAACGCTCACCACCGTGGGCTACGGCAGCATCTACCCCAACACCTCGGCCACCTGGCTCATCGCCGCCGTGGAGGGGGTGTTCGGGATACTGGGGTTCTCCCTCATCAGCGCCATCCTCTATGCCCGGTTCGCACGGCCCACGGCGAGGCTAGCCTGGGGGGATGCCGCGTTGATCGCCCCCTTCCGCTCCGGCTGGAGCCTGCAGGTGCGTCTGGCGAACCGCCGCAGTTCCCTGCTCACCGAGGTGGAGGCCCGCCTCATGCTCGTGATGGCCGATGTGGACGACCAGGGCGAACGGCTCAATTACTTCAACCTGAAGCTGCAGCTGGACCGCGTGAGCTTCCTGCCCTTGAGCTGGACGCTGGTGCATCCGATCGGAGAGGACAGTCCGTTGGCCGGTCTGTCCCATCAGGACCTCCAGGACCGGCGTGCGGAGTTCATCGTGATGATCAAGGGGGTGGACGAGGCGTACATGCAGCAGGTGATGACCCGGCGGTCCTACACCTTCCGTGAGCTGCACTGGGGCGCTCGTTTCCAGCGCGTGTTCAGCGCGCAGGACGGGGTGATGCACCTGGATCTGGATCGCTTGAGCAGCATCCAGGGCACCGAGGCCCCTGTTGTTCTTCCGCCTGCGGGGTAAGCCGACGCAGGTCAGTTCCACGGCGGATCATCCGTCCCTTACTTTGCCGGCACACATACAGTGCACCATACTCCTATGGACCGAACGAGCATGAAGCAGCAGGTGATCGACGGCGCTCGCCGTCGATTGCAGGAGGCGATCGCCGAACATCGTGAGCGACTGGAGGACCTCCGGTCGGTGGCGATGGACGCCGACCTGGCCGAGACCGCGAGCCAGAGCGAAGGCCGACGCGGGGCCGAGGTGGAGCTGATGAACGGGCTCGGCGATCAGCTAGAGCACTTGGAGCGCGACATGGCCCTGCTGGGACAAGTGGATGCCGGCGCAGCGCACGAGGTCGTGTCCTTCGGTTCGGTGGTGCATACCGACCGGCGCGACCTGCTGATCGCCACCAGTGTGGAGGAGTTCGAGGCCGCCGGTCGGACCTACCTCGGGCTGTCGGTGCGTGCACCCCTCTACCAGGCCCTCAGCGGCAAGCGGGTGGGCGAACAGGCCACCGTGAACGGCGTTGCCTACATCATCCGCGACGTTCTTTGAGCATGGAACTGCATGACATCAGCATCGGGGCCCGCGTGAAGCACCCCACGATGGGTGTGGGCGTGGTGTACGACATCGATCCGCGCATCGTGCACGTGTTCTTCCGCGAGCACGGCGAGCAGCCCATCAGCCGCAGCTTCGAGGGCCTGGTCACCATCGCACCCGGCGTGGAGATCGGCCAGGAGCCGCTGGACATCGAGCACGTGAAGGACGCCCTGCGCGAGGTGCTGGAGGAACTGCAGACGCCCCAGCGGCCGGTGAGCATGGCCCGCCGCTACGAAGGCGGGGTGATGGAGCTGCGCCCCAAGGACCCCGCGCTGAAGAGCAAGGAGGTGCCCGTCGACGACTTCTTCCACAAGATCGTCATGATCCGTGACCGCTTCCGCGTGCTGGAGCAGAAGATCAACGCCCACGCGGCGCTCAGCGAGGCGGACAAGGTGGAGCTGCAGCAGTACATCACGCGCTGTTATGGCAGCCTCACCACCTTCAATATCCTCTTCGAGGACAAGGAAGATCACTTCGTGGGGCAGAAAGGGGAGTAGGAACATCTGCACATCCCGCAGGGCGGGACAAGTCGTGAGCATGTGTCCATGGGGACGTATGCCCGGGACAGGGAGCGATGGTCGGCCCGGTGGCGGCTGTGTGGGGCGGATGATTTTTCAACCGATGGTTGCACGAGGCTGCCTGTGCGGTATACATTCGTACCGCAGACGCGTTCTTTCTCAGCCGTGCGCTGATCAACGACCAGCCCACACAGGCCTATAGTCTCAGAACCAACATTATTTGCTCAGGGACGGAAGATCCAAAGGGCAAAGGCGGGCCGCGCATCGCCTCCGGGCGATGATGCCTCCGGGCACACCGCGGATTACTGACCCCTTTCTGTCCGACCCGCTCATGTGATCCATGGGTTCTTTGAACTTCGGTCCTGTGTGGGCTTTTTTTGTCCTGCCGTGAACTCCTTTCCCACCACCCATGCGGATCCCGCCGTGGCCGCGACCTACCCGGTGATGGAACTCTTCCACACGGTGCAGGGTGAGGGGCTGTTCAGCGGACAGGCGGCCTGCTTCATCCGGCTCGGAGGTTGCGACGTGGGTTGTGTGTGGTGCGATGTGAAGGAGAGCTGGGACGCATCCGCGCATCCCCGGCGTTCAGCGGCGGACCTGGCGGTCGAGGCGGCCTCCCAGCCTGCCCGCATCGTGGTGGTCACTGGCGGCGAGCCCCTGATGCACGACCTGAAACCGCTGACCGATGCCCTGCGCGCCCGCGGCCTTCGCACCCACCTGGAGACCTCGGGTACCCATCCCCTCACCGGCGATTGGCACCATGTGTGCTTCAGCCCCAAGAAGTTCAAACCGCCCGTGCCCGGGTTCCACCAACACGCCGATGAACTGAAGGTGATCGTCGTCAACCGCCACGACCTGGCCTGGGCGGACACCCACGGGGCGCTGGTGCGGCCTGAATGCGCGTGTTTCCTTCAACCCGAATGGGACCGCCGCGAGGCGGTGATGCCCTTGATCGTGGTTCGCCACCCAAGCCCAACCCCCGGGCGGCTACACCACCAAGGAGAGCAAGGCGATCAAGCTCTATCAGGACGGACTGGACGCCATGCACGCGCGCAAGTGGGACGCGGCGGAGACCGGCCTGAAGAAGGCGGCCGCCTTCGACGAGCGGTTCGTGGAGCCGCGCTTCGCGCTGGCCGAGCTGTACGACATGAAGGGCAACGACCCGGAGGCCATGAAGTGGTACCGCGAGGCCATCGGCATCGCCCCGAAGTTCTTCCCCAACGCTTACCTGCACCTGGCCGACATCGAGTTCCGCCACCAGGACTTCGCCGCAGCGGAGGGCCACTACAAGAGCTACCTGGAGCTGGAGGACGAGCCGGTGCGCCGGCAGCGCGCCAAGCTCGGGGTGGACAACTGCACCTTCGCCGCCGAAGCCATCCGCCAGCCGGTGCCCTTCGAACCCGTGAACCTGGGCCCTGCGGTGAACTCACCGAACGCGGACTACTACCCCTGCGTCACCGCCGACGACCGCACCCTGCTGTTCACGCGCGACCTGCCGGATGCGGCTTCACCGTGGGGTCACCAGGAGGACTTCTACGTCAGCACCCGCGACGAGAACGGTGCGTGGACCCCGGCCCGGCCGGTATCCGGCGTGGTCACTCCCGCGAACGAAGGCGCCGGCACCCTGTCGCCGGACGGTCGCTTCATCATCTTCACCGCCTGCGCGGGCATCGATGGCGACTACGGTGCGGGGCGCAAGGGGTTGGGCAGCTGCGACCTCTTCATCAGCCGGCGCATCGGCAACCGCTGGAGCCCGCCGGACAACCTGGGCACGCCGGTCAACTCGCGCAACTGGGAGAGCCAGCCCAGCCTGGGCAGCGATGGCCGCACGCTCTATTTCGTGCGCGGCATGCAGGCGCGGGACGGCATCCAGAACATGGACATCTTCGTCACGCGGTTGCAGGAGGACGGCACCTTCAGCACGCCCGAGAAGCTCGGATCGCAGATCAACA
Proteins encoded in this region:
- a CDS encoding VWA domain-containing protein: MLQRFEPAKPGLRWLLLLLPVIAAVHLWRRNAQRASLTLSTAHAFRRLPTGWTVPLRHLPFAASLLGLGLLLTALTRPQSSDAWQDVETEGIDIVMAVDISASMLARDLKPDRLEAAKRVAADFIDARPNDRIGLVVYEGEAFTQCPLTSDHDVLKDLFKQARSGLIDGGTAVGMGLATAVNRLRESDARSRVVILLTDGVNNAGTVQPEDAAQIAAELGVRIYTIGVGTRGKALSPVAIYPNGQYKYDLVDVEIDETMLERVATLTGGRYFRATDEKSLARIYAEIDTLEKTRIKVTEHNRRNEEYFPYALAGACLLLFAFVTDRHLLRTTP
- a CDS encoding DUF58 domain-containing protein, producing the protein MSTAQHTKELLKKVRLIELKTRGLTDHIFSGEYHSAFKGRGMAFSEVREYMPGDEVRTIDWNVTARLDHPFVKVFEEERELTVMLVADVSGSADFGSTERTKRELITEVCATLAFSAIKNNDKVGLILFSGTVERYIPPKKGRSHILRLVRELIEFTPQQRGTDIAGALRFLNSVIKKRSIAFLISDLMGTGYEDALKIADRRHDLVVLRTADPREGELPDLGLVLVQDPETGERHWVDTGSARVRKAYRTEALKHAARTRDLLRRSGIDHAVIGTREGYVRPLMDLFRQRERA
- a CDS encoding AAA family ATPase, which produces MEPLSTSPAPVTAESIRQLNDRIQHASAFVDLVEREMEKVIVGQKDMVQKLLVALLADGHILLEGVPGLAKTLAIKSLARTIDVGFSRIQFTPDLLPADLIGTLIYSQKNEEFSVKKGPIFSNFILADEINRAPAKVQSALLEAMQERQVTIGQQTYTLPEPFLVLATMNPIEQEGTYPLPEAQTDRFMLKVVLDYPHKEEEKLIIRQNVRPGAQPELHKVVRSEEILAARQLVREVYMDEKIEHYIVDIVHATRKPDQHKLSDLVSLIGFGASPRASIYMALAAKALAFTKRRGYVIPEDVRAVCPDVLRHRVGLTYEAEAENITVGELIDRVLNTVEVP
- a CDS encoding nucleoside triphosphate pyrophosphohydrolase family protein, with product MSDRSGPLTLAEAIGHVRTFHDAFGIPNAQAPAGSIGDRDALLRYKLIREENEEYLEAALRGDLVEVADALGDILYILCGTLLKHGLEHKIDEVFREIQRSNMSKLGADGRPIRRDDGKVMKGPAYFPPDIAGILGPQEGERSK
- a CDS encoding DUF4442 domain-containing protein, with the translated sequence MHLPTLLQKARTSSFTRWQLNALLPWMIPFNRPHGFKVVPLKEGGISVRIPYWRINRNHIKGIHACCLATAAEMCSGLSVLEQLDPRQYRLIMRSLHMEYRYQARQAAVATCAPAAEHLADTVVRPLATQEAVDHTSTVELHDRSGNHLATGTITWQVKKWDKVRTKV
- a CDS encoding DUF2238 domain-containing protein, encoding MTFTTASSPTRTPFADNALLKAFAGAFVVIWAWTFIGTTDRANWITENALTILFVGGLALTHRRFRFSDLSYTLMFVYILLHVYGAMYTYAENPLGYWLQDLFHSERNHYDRIVHFSFGFLLAYPMRDHFKNHFQWPNWVCWVLPVEITMSFSAAYELIEWAVADVFFPAQGHAYLGSQGDIWDAQKDMALAFSGAVLAMVLWSAAKRAMRR
- a CDS encoding PorT family protein gives rise to the protein MHSIPLFVLASVCAGVLHAQTWHGPRLGIGMATVNAGQFLAWTGLPKFGPIGGYSFDFKMNGQVSLMVEPMYVAKGSLVQAAQFRQTTRTTLHYVELPFVLKVSVNKNPQGLFLGAGLVPGYLLSGREQVTQDGQELIDRGINTENIRRTQFSICLGLGFEKGPFELEVRGTNSITPFDTVVRRQNLVIGLHATFRFRPKPKADEPEEEEPAEDDYYEKDGDKRK
- a CDS encoding PD40 domain-containing protein encodes the protein MHARKWDAAETGLKKAAAFDERFVEPRFALAELYDMKGNDPEAMKWYREAIGIAPKFFPNAYLHLADIEFRHQDFAAAEGHYKSYLELEDEPVRRQRAKLGVDNCTFAAEAIRQPVPFEPVNLGPAVNSPNADYYPCVTADDRTLLFTRDLPDAASPWGHQEDFYVSTRDENGAWTPARPVSGVVTPANEGAGTLSPDGRFIIFTACAGIDGDYGAGRKGLGSCDLFISRRIGNRWSPPDNLGTPVNSRNWESQPSLGSDGRTLYFVRGMQARDGIQNMDIFVTRLQEDGTFSTPEKLGSQINTPFQEESVQIHPDGRTLYFSSNGHPAFGGLDIYVSRMGDDGVWGPALNLGWPINSGGDENSLLVSADGRIAYFASDRAGGQGELDLYSFELYPEARPEAVSYIRGVVSDITNGKPVEADVELYDLGTGKLATAAYSDPSTGEFLVCLPTGRDYALNATAEGYLFFSANYSVAVAKDGVPPALEAKLSPLTSGSSITLRNIFFNTASADLLPASNTELDKLLRLMKANPAMRIEVAGHTDNVGADADNQRLSEQRAAAVARFLTSYGIDAARVTSTGHGESRPEATNDTEEGRALNRRTEVRIL